The nucleotide sequence TTTGGGCTAGGACTGTTTGGCCTCTTTGGAACTCTGGTAGTTGTCTCGTGCTGTGTCAAAAACTTGCGTATCAAAGTTTTGATTGTCGGATCTCTTTTATAGCTAATGCGTACTACTAATTGCCATTCAAGTGAACATGGCTCACCTGTGGAATTGCCTTTGTAATTGTGATTTAGTTAGTTCAAACGTGTAAttctttttatgtttctgttacTTTGTTCAACTTCAGTATTTGCGTGTTTAAAGGGCTATTTTCACATGTTGCTTGAGTCTGAACATGTTCATCGGGTGGACAGTGTATCATTTGGGGGATGGTTGTGTATATTGTAACTGGTCACTTCTACTGTACCTAGAACCATTTGCTGGTCTGACTGGGCCTGGTTGTTAATTAAAGGATTGGAGCTCCTTTCCTCTGGATTAATGACCCTAATCTGGAGGGATTGGTGAGCTGAGATGTCAGATTTACTGGCTCGCTGGGCgctttcacagacacaaacgcacGCCTCCCTTTCCGTACTCACACAGCATGGATCTCGGTCCTTCCTGGCGTCACAAACTCATCCATAATCTTGTTCGTTATCTGTCTCCCCACCGATGTGTGCAGTTCAGACATCTACAGCGGGACAGTTTTGGGTACACTCCCATTTAAAAAGGCTCTACTGTTTGGGTTTACCTCACATTTTAAACTCAcagtttttcttctttgcaCTATTTTGTCAGTGTTGATTATCGGTTGGAACATGTTCAGCCAAATGCGATGCTACTTCCTATTCAGACAATATATGTGGTCTGAGCTTGTTTCTCCGTAAATGCATGCAGTTGTGTTCACAGTCCACACGCTTCGTAGTGATCCTGAGGTAACACATGGCTCTGGTGCGGAGGTGTTGTAGTTCTGTACCTGGTCAGCCGATTACTGGCCCAGCTTAAGTAGTCTGCTGCTGCAGAGTATAAACCCAGCAGAGCTGAGGAGGACCTGCTGCTCGTTTAGCACGCGGCTAATCCCGCAAGACCCGGCCCGAACGTTTCACTCCCAAACCACCTTTGAGCTAGAATATAAGTCACTTTTGCCAATAgcagtctttgtgtgtgtgtgtgtgtgtgtgtgtgcgtgcgtagaCCCTTAAGCCTATGGACCGGTCAAAACTCGGTGAAAGTGAAAGGTGAATGTGACagaattttctgtttgtttatcttTTGACGGTGTTCTctcattaacattcattcattgttgtGTGTTTGGTACAAGACAATTCATTTGTAGTTGTCTTTTTGCAATAATGTTGGACAGCTCTACAGTTAGTTTAGAGTATATTAGTTAGGCGCACATTTGagttttaatacatttgagaattaaaaatgaagtatgttttgttttttcttcagagTGAAAGCAGGCACAGTAGtactctttctttcccccagaCTGTGTCTGAGGCCTGCTGTTTGGCTGGTCCTCATTTAGCTCATTCATTTGAAGGCTTAGCCATAAGCGGTGCCTGTGTGAGCTCCTTAGACGTGAGCGTGAGAGAGACGGCCGCCTCGGCGTGTGTGTCACGCTCCCCTCCGCGGAGCCGCCTCCTCACGGGCGCTGCCGGAGATGACAGCGATGAGCGTCTTGCCCTGCGCGCTGCGCTACTGAGGCTGAATATTAATGAGGTGACTTCAGGCTCCTGCCCTCCGCGTCATTGTCTGTCTTctcatgtctctctctttctcttctgctgtctttgtccttctctctttatctctctctatctctctctctctctctctctccctctctctctctctctccctccctctcccctgcagcGACCATGGCTTCCAGGGACCGGCGGTCCGACCTGCACATCAAGGCGGAGCCCAGCAGCCCGGAGGGCGGCGGCGGTGGGCGGGCCAGCCCGGGGGGCGCCTCCTCGGACTCCTCCCATAGCGGCGGTGGGGGCAACCGGGGCGAGAGCGCCGGGCGCTACTCCCCGCCCCTCAGCACCCCGCCCCTGCGCTGCCACTTCAaggaggagggcggggacgggggggaggagggctcGACGGGGAGTGGCGGCGGCCGGTGCAAGTACGCTCTGAGCACGCTCCCCAAGCGGCTGTGCCTGGTGTGCGGGGACGTGGCGTCGGGCTACCACTACGGCGTGGCCTCCTGCGAGGCCTGCAAGGCCTTCTTCAAGAGGACCATCCAGGGTGAGCACGGCCTAACACGCTCCTAACACCCAGGGCTCAACTCTGTCCCTGCATTACAGAGGCCTCCTAATGAGTCCctttcagttcacttcagtctTTCCTGTCCAGGAGGTGTGAAACTTGCTTTAAAAAGTTGATCTATTTTGCTGCTTTGTGAACTGAGCAGGATGATGAGTTCACAGGTGCACATGAAGCCTTCCGTTGCCATTACCAAAGTCAGTGGACTTCATTTAAATCTTTGGGTTTTTACACCTTTTTGTAAAGTGGTGTAAAGCCAACAGTGTAGTGGAAAGCCAACGGACACTCACAGATACGTGCCTGTAGGATCACTTTTAACTGTAATTTGGTCCCACATTGCTCACACTGTGTGTATCACAATGTCAGATCACAATGGCAATCTTTTGTGAGGAGTTGTTGTTTAAAGGAACACCTATTGATACATGCACTCTTAAAATTGTGTGGTAACGGTGAAATATCACCATCagtgatttatatatatatatatatatatcgcaGTTTACATTATTACCAGATCTGAGCCCAACCCTACTGGAGAGTCAGAGGCTCTTTTCCCTTCTTCAGTTGGTCTAGGTGAGGCCGGTTGCAGAATGAGAATTTCACTGATGAATAATTTACGCTGGCTCCCAGCTGACGGCGGTCTCGGGCACgctcacactgtctctctctctcccttcgcTCAGGTAACATCGAGTACAGCTGTCCGGCGTCCAACGAGTGCGAGATCACCAAGAGACGGCGGAAGGCCTGCCAAGCCTGCCGCTTCACCAAGTGCCTGAAAGTGGGCATGCTCAAAGAGGGTGAGCCGCTCGCCAAGCGCACTGCGccaggtgggggcggggcttagcgaAGCAGAGGCTAACgctcccgcccctcccccccccccccccccccgctgtgcgTGAGAAGAGCTGGCCCCGTGCAGAGGGAATGGCGGGAGTGCCCTGCAGCTTCAGGGTTAACCTGACATTAGCATTTAAATCAAACTCATCTTCGGGGCTTCACTGCGTAATGAGGCCTGGGCTGCTGAATGCTGGGAGGTGTCGGGGGGAGGCCTTTTCCGGGGATGAGCGTTgactctcttccccccctccctcccccgcaggTGTGCGTCTGGACCGGGTGAGAGGGGGCAGACAGAAGTATAAGAGGCGCCCGGAAGTGGAGACCGCGTCCTACCagcctccctcactccctctgaAGAAAGAGGGCGACCGAGGTAGGAGCAAAGGATGCTGGGGAGGGAAGGCACTAGAGATAAACATACAGATTATAAACGAGGTGTGAATGTGGTCTTTTACCGCAAAATACACTTTCAATAAACGTCACTCATTTGGAAAATTCATTTCCAGGTACTTGTGGTAGATCTGTGCGTATGCAGTGTAGCTGTCATTGATTACAGTATTTGTAAACGTGGACTAacttaaaacaaaaagcaacaaaTTGAGTCCCAAAACTCAACAGAACGTGTCACGTCTTTGGTTGGGGACAatttatgtttgcattatttttattaagagATCTAAAGTGGGCTTTTGGCAACTGTGACATTGCaataatgcatgtgtgcatgtggtgtgtgtgtgtgtgcgtgtgtgtgtcaggttcCTCCAACATCATCGTGTCCCACCTGCTGGTGGCCGAGCCGGAGAAGCTGTTCGCCATGCCGGACCCCCTGCAGCCGGACACCGCCCTGCGCACGCTCACCACGCTCTGCGACCTGGCCGACCGCGAGCTCGTCGTCATCATCGGCTGGGCCAAGCACATCCCcggtgagggaggggtggagaggccTGGCAGTTTGGGACATCCTGGGCCCTGTTTGGTCACATcggcagtgcacacacacaccttgggGCTAGTGGAATTGTTTATTTCAACCTGCacaaattgaatgttttttccttCCACTTGGTTTGGTAATTTCATGGTCTACATTAAAGCCACTTGTGTCCATATGGGTTGGGGGGTGCAGTAGGGCTGtgttcattaagaaaaaaaaacattagatgCTGTGAAAGTTTGATATTAATTTATCTGTCTCTCTAAAGTTTAGAAAGTGTCTTGGATTAAAACTCCGTTTTAATCCAATCCGTTTATGTTTTATAGTCATCATCCAGGTGACTTTCTTCTGTTTGAATAGACTGTCTTGGCTGCCCGCACGTCTACACAGCATTTTCAACCCTCAGTACAATAATCACAGTGTACTTTGATAACTATATGCTTAATCACGTCttggtaagagcgtctgctaaatgcctataatgtaatgtaatgtaaattgtaCGTAGTAATCAATGTCAGTAATTTGCACAGGTAGAACTTGATTGAAGTATGACCTGGAAAACGGCCGTCGGGGTCAATGTTAATGCATGCACATGGTGGAGCTGCGTAGCAGCTGGGCCCTTTCTAGCTGTCTGGAGACAAGTGTGTAAATGTCTAAATGTTGATAGCCTCAAAGTAAACCTAATTTATGGGTACATTGTGTTAGTGTTGTCATGGCCTGCTGGCATTGTGACCTCATATATGAGGCTGAGTTCTGATCACACCGGTTTGATCGTACGCTTCAGGGTCCACTTGCTGATCACAGTCGTTTGATCGTACGTGTCAAAgggttaaacaaaaaaaccaccAGGACAATTTCACCCACCGCAGCCAAGAATTTACCAACATTCAGCTGGTGGCGGGTGGTCATTTCAGACCCAGGAGGCTGATGcgcatttcagatttttaaaaattgcttgtGTGACCTTTCTCAGTAACTGTTTCCTTCTCTGCACTTTCCTCACACTAGCTGCCATTCTTGTTTGTCAACAATGTGCAAGATGTTTTAGGTCTAAAAGCATAGGGTGTTGTACTGAAATGTTTCTACGGCAACTCACACCAATTTGAAGAATTCAAATGCCACTGGAATTGTTGCTTTATGAGTGTAATCttttaaaataggctactcTCATTTTGTAGCCGTGAACCTTAGTTTACATCTTGCTCAGTGGTTTTCCGTTATTTGATAAAGAGGTTAGTTAGTGGGCGTCTCTTGTATGTGGGTATATTTTGGTGAAGGGACATGCCTGTTGGTGGATGAGTATGTCTTGGTGGGTGCGTGTGACAAAGTGGGCATGCCTATTGGGaagtgggtgtgtctgtgccctaactggcccctcccctctgcctggCAGGcttcctgtccctgtccctggcAGACCAgatgtctgtgctgcagtcgGTGTGGCTGGaggtgctggtgctgggggTGGCGTTCCGCTCGCTGGGCTGCGAGGACGAGGTAGTCTTCGCCGAGGACTTCGTCCTGGACGAGGAGATGTCCCGCCTGGCCGGCCTCACCGAGCTCAACGGCGCCATCAGCCAGCTGGCCCGCCGCTACCGAGCGCTGCAGCTGGACCGCGAGGAGTTTGTCATGCTCAAAGCCATCGCCCTCACCAACTCAGGTAGCCCACTGACTTACCACCTGAACAGCCTGGGAGAACACAGAGTGCTTCCCATGCCAAGGGCTGCCTGGTCTGCAACACATTGACCCATTTTCCCTTCTTCAGAAATGGGTAATACCATGTTTTCCGGTTTTTTATTCACTATATGTGACAAATACCGAATCAATAATtcaagaatgaaaaaataaagtcaatttAGTACACTACGTGTAAAATAGTGTAGAATAAActcagacacatttttattgaacaCACTGAGGTGTCCATAAAAATCTGTTGAGAGACATTTGCTGTTGTGCAAGTTGAGCAGTTAAGTTGAGGCAGGACCATATATAGCCTTTTGTAATCCTTCGGGTGGTTTAGCCCCTTAACCTTAACTTAACCCTGTTCAAGGCCACCCCAGCAGAGCCCCACAATTGACTCAAGACTATGGCTGGTGCCGTAAAAGGCACTGCAATCTGTTGCCCTTAGTCTcaagtgcacgcacacacacacacacacacacatgcatacacacatacacacacactcactcactctctctcacctctcctctcttcccctcagACTCTGTGTACATCGAGGACatggaggcacacacacacacacacacacacgcacacactcactctctctctctctctgtctctcactcttcccTTTCTCAGACTCAGTGTACATCGAGGACatggaggcacacacacacacacacacacactctcactcactctctctctctgtctctcactcttcccTTTCTCAGACTCTGTGTACATCGAGGACatggaggcacacacacacacacacacacacacacacactcactcactctctctctctgtctctcactcttcccTTTCTCAGACTCTGTGTACATCGAGGACatggaggcacacacacacacacacacgcacacacgcacacacactcactctctctctctctgtctctcactcttcccCTCAGACTCTGTGTACATCGAGGACatggaggcacacacacacacacacacactcactctctctctctgtctctcactcttcccTTTCTCAGACGCTGTGTACATCGAGGACATggaggcacactcacacacacacacacacgtacacacactcactctctctctgtctctcactcttcccTTTCTCAGACTCAGTGTACATCGAGGACATGGAGGCGGTGCAGAAGTTGCGGGACCTGCTGCACCAGGCCCTGCTGGAACTGGAGTCTCAGCGGCGGCCGGAGGACCCCCGGCGGGCCGGCCGGCTCCtgctcaccctccccctcctccggcAGACCGCCGGCCGCGCCCTCACCACCTTCTACGGCATCAAGACCCGCGGAGGCGTCCCCATGCACAAGCTCTTCCTGGAGATGCTGGAGGCCATGATGGACTCGCCatagggaggggagggagagatggaaagaaaaagggaaggaTGTGTAAGaaaaagagagcaggagagggattgggtgggggggggggcagatgggggTTAGGCCTGACGTCAGAGttagaggaacaggaagtcgaGAGCCAGTTTGCAGGAAACAGATTGAGAGTTTTAGGACTGACTGTGGCGTTTTGGGGAGCAAAAGGACAGGAAGGGCCGACAGTAACTGAAGCTGTTTTGGACATTTGGATGCCGTATTCCTGACCGAAGAcggaagaagaaaagagaatTTTCGAAGATGTGTACTGTTATAATATGTCCTTATGAAGTGGCACTGGGGAGAATGCCAGTGGTGGAGATGGCCTGTGTTGGCTTGTATTATTTAAACCATCAAGGACtgaggtcagagagagaaacac is from Anguilla anguilla isolate fAngAng1 chromosome 9, fAngAng1.pri, whole genome shotgun sequence and encodes:
- the LOC118235925 gene encoding steroid hormone receptor ERR1-like isoform X1, translating into MFRVYKEEATMASRDRRSDLHIKAEPSSPEGGGGGRASPGGASSDSSHSGGGGNRGESAGRYSPPLSTPPLRCHFKEEGGDGGEEGSTGSGGGRCKYALSTLPKRLCLVCGDVASGYHYGVASCEACKAFFKRTIQGNIEYSCPASNECEITKRRRKACQACRFTKCLKVGMLKEGVRLDRVRGGRQKYKRRPEVETASYQPPSLPLKKEGDRGSSNIIVSHLLVAEPEKLFAMPDPLQPDTALRTLTTLCDLADRELVVIIGWAKHIPGFLSLSLADQMSVLQSVWLEVLVLGVAFRSLGCEDEVVFAEDFVLDEEMSRLAGLTELNGAISQLARRYRALQLDREEFVMLKAIALTNSDSVYIEDMEAVQKLRDLLHQALLELESQRRPEDPRRAGRLLLTLPLLRQTAGRALTTFYGIKTRGGVPMHKLFLEMLEAMMDSP
- the LOC118235925 gene encoding steroid hormone receptor ERR1-like isoform X2; translated protein: MASRDRRSDLHIKAEPSSPEGGGGGRASPGGASSDSSHSGGGGNRGESAGRYSPPLSTPPLRCHFKEEGGDGGEEGSTGSGGGRCKYALSTLPKRLCLVCGDVASGYHYGVASCEACKAFFKRTIQGNIEYSCPASNECEITKRRRKACQACRFTKCLKVGMLKEGVRLDRVRGGRQKYKRRPEVETASYQPPSLPLKKEGDRGSSNIIVSHLLVAEPEKLFAMPDPLQPDTALRTLTTLCDLADRELVVIIGWAKHIPGFLSLSLADQMSVLQSVWLEVLVLGVAFRSLGCEDEVVFAEDFVLDEEMSRLAGLTELNGAISQLARRYRALQLDREEFVMLKAIALTNSDSVYIEDMEAVQKLRDLLHQALLELESQRRPEDPRRAGRLLLTLPLLRQTAGRALTTFYGIKTRGGVPMHKLFLEMLEAMMDSP